A section of the Geovibrio ferrireducens genome encodes:
- a CDS encoding Crp/Fnr family transcriptional regulator, giving the protein MKTSAAILNKNPRFADFSAAEMEDFLSYFTKESYIAGELILREGDKGDKFSIIADGEVGISKDVNEQTSLFLNNLKAGDFFGEMAILTGYPRSANAKALTAVAILSITGERLDVMKKAHPAIFGKFVWIMAKTVSERMYKLEERLSGILNASLSENFL; this is encoded by the coding sequence TTGAAAACAAGTGCTGCGATACTTAACAAAAATCCCAGATTCGCCGATTTTTCCGCTGCGGAAATGGAAGACTTTCTGAGTTATTTCACCAAAGAATCATACATTGCCGGAGAGCTTATTCTCAGAGAAGGTGACAAGGGCGATAAATTCTCAATCATTGCCGATGGGGAAGTGGGGATCTCCAAGGATGTAAATGAGCAGACGTCCCTTTTCCTCAACAATCTCAAAGCAGGTGACTTTTTCGGGGAGATGGCTATCCTGACCGGTTACCCGCGCTCCGCAAACGCAAAGGCGCTGACTGCGGTTGCCATCCTCTCCATAACCGGGGAAAGGCTCGATGTGATGAAGAAAGCGCACCCTGCGATCTTCGGTAAGTTTGTGTGGATAATGGCAAAAACAGTGTCTGAAAGAATGTATAAGCTTGAGGAGAGACTTTCGGGGATTCTCAACGCATCGCTTTCGGAAAATTTCCTTTAA
- a CDS encoding ATP-binding protein: MIKRKLTEAIRKRLNGKKALIVYGARQTGKTTLIKYILPEISDNVLYLNGDDSDVRELFSSYSSTQLRAIIGKNDTVFIDEAQRVKEIGVIIKIIVDNFPEIKVIATDSSSFELLSNISEPLTGRKYEFLLYPLSFGEMAEHHGLLDESRLLEHRLLYGYYPEIVTSIGEERELLKLLADSYLYKDLLKLESIAKPALLEKIVKALALQVGSEVSFNEISQLVGANNATVEKYITLLEQAFVIFQLPAFSRNVRNEIKKGKKIYFYDNGIRNAVINNFTPIESRADKGALWENFLICERMKRNAYNGISAKTYFWRTTQHQEIDYIEEIDGALYAYEFKYSETAKARLPLTFSKAYPDSSFRLINRQNYKDFLIQT, translated from the coding sequence ATGATAAAAAGGAAGCTCACGGAAGCAATACGCAAAAGGCTGAACGGCAAAAAGGCACTGATAGTTTATGGTGCAAGGCAGACAGGCAAAACCACTCTGATAAAATATATACTGCCTGAAATATCTGATAATGTCCTTTATCTTAATGGTGATGATTCTGATGTGAGAGAACTTTTCAGCTCTTATTCATCCACACAACTGAGGGCTATTATAGGAAAAAACGACACTGTTTTCATTGACGAGGCCCAAAGGGTGAAGGAAATAGGGGTCATCATCAAGATCATCGTAGATAACTTTCCGGAAATCAAAGTCATTGCCACCGATTCATCATCTTTTGAGTTATTGAGCAATATCAGCGAACCGCTTACAGGCAGAAAATATGAATTTCTGCTGTATCCTCTGTCCTTTGGCGAAATGGCTGAACATCACGGCCTGTTGGATGAATCGAGGCTTCTGGAACACAGGCTCCTATACGGCTATTACCCTGAGATAGTGACAAGCATCGGCGAAGAGAGGGAGCTTCTTAAACTGCTTGCCGACAGCTATCTGTATAAAGATTTGCTTAAACTGGAGAGCATCGCAAAGCCGGCTTTACTGGAAAAGATTGTCAAAGCTCTTGCCCTGCAGGTTGGCAGTGAGGTTTCTTTTAATGAAATTTCTCAGCTTGTGGGGGCGAACAACGCAACAGTGGAAAAATATATCACATTGCTGGAGCAGGCTTTTGTTATTTTTCAGCTTCCTGCTTTCAGCCGTAATGTCAGAAATGAAATCAAGAAAGGCAAAAAGATATATTTCTATGATAACGGGATAAGAAACGCCGTCATAAACAACTTTACACCTATTGAATCCAGAGCCGACAAAGGGGCATTGTGGGAAAACTTTCTGATATGCGAGCGCATGAAAAGAAACGCTTATAACGGCATTTCTGCAAAAACATATTTCTGGAGAACAACGCAGCATCAGGAGATTGACTACATCGAAGAGATCGACGGCGCTTTATATGCTTATGAGTTCAAATACAGCGAAACAGCAAAGGCAAGACTGCCGCTTACATTTTCCAAAGCATATCCTGACAGCAGTTTCCGGTTGATTAACAGACAGAATTACAAGGATTTCTTAATACAGACCTAA
- a CDS encoding HigA family addiction module antitoxin produces the protein MAIQRDMYRKAERQPEHPGEYLSEIIEEMHGLTQSSLAASLGVSFRTINQICNKRRGISPEIALKLSKFFGTTPQSWLNMQQAYDLWKAEQTTDLSRVQTLSA, from the coding sequence ATGGCTATCCAGAGAGATATGTATAGAAAGGCGGAGCGCCAGCCCGAACATCCGGGAGAGTATCTTTCTGAAATTATTGAAGAAATGCACGGGCTCACGCAGAGCAGCCTGGCAGCTTCTCTTGGTGTGTCTTTCAGAACCATTAATCAGATATGCAATAAACGCAGAGGCATAAGCCCTGAAATAGCTCTGAAACTGAGTAAATTTTTTGGCACTACACCTCAAAGCTGGCTGAATATGCAGCAGGCTTATGATTTATGGAAGGCTGAGCAGACAACTGACCTGAGCCGTGTTCAGACCTTATCCGCCTGA
- a CDS encoding type II toxin-antitoxin system RelE/ParE family toxin: MIKSFGDKETENVFYDGKSKKLPSDILSRAAKILDRINAADTTDFLRLPPSHRLHKLSGSLEGFWSISINMQWRIIFRFDESDAFDVEIVDYH; this comes from the coding sequence ATGATCAAGTCTTTCGGCGATAAAGAAACTGAGAATGTATTTTATGACGGAAAAAGCAAGAAGCTACCGTCAGATATTTTGTCCAGAGCAGCAAAGATACTGGACAGGATAAACGCCGCTGACACGACAGATTTTCTCCGGCTGCCGCCAAGCCACCGATTGCATAAGCTTTCCGGCAGTTTAGAGGGATTCTGGAGTATCAGCATCAATATGCAATGGCGCATAATTTTCAGATTTGACGAGAGTGATGCCTTTGATGTTGAAATAGTCGATTACCACTGA
- a CDS encoding PilZ domain-containing protein, with the protein MYKKKQERRRHKRYSGVPLKLYLKKDGEYTLVELVDVSIGGFLSNTGISFEIYDDYEAKIQFPNHGVKDVVHAHAVVWRIEANKDELSAKKRFVAFQFTKISDVDKHLINEFLRHYEENVPYK; encoded by the coding sequence ATGTACAAAAAGAAACAGGAACGCCGCAGACACAAACGGTACAGTGGTGTGCCTCTCAAGCTTTATTTGAAGAAGGACGGGGAATATACCCTTGTGGAGCTTGTCGATGTCAGTATAGGCGGGTTTCTCTCCAACACTGGCATATCATTTGAAATATATGACGATTACGAAGCGAAAATACAGTTCCCCAATCACGGCGTGAAGGATGTTGTCCATGCTCACGCTGTCGTCTGGCGTATTGAGGCGAACAAGGACGAACTCAGCGCAAAGAAGCGCTTCGTTGCGTTCCAGTTCACCAAAATTTCCGATGTGGACAAGCATCTTATCAATGAATTTCTCAGGCACTATGAGGAGAATGTTCCGTATAAATAA
- a CDS encoding nitroreductase family protein — MLEFTIDRKKCRRCSLCMEDCPVGVIEKDGEGFPLIAEEKEEVCIRCQHCLAICPDAALSILGKKPEDSMPASDMPTARQTEALIRNRRSVRHFKKNDVEFETIRSLLCVTANCPTGENRRELTFTIIDNRADMEKFVDKAYALLEKRVEEGTLPDEFRFYATLLRRYKSGRDIIFRGAPHLIVASAPKGEGTPAADCYIALSYFELYAYSLKVGTVWLGFLAFMFEFMPEIKDVLGIPSGHEAPYALLFGKAKYKYPRGVQRDDFRINRPEF, encoded by the coding sequence ATGCTCGAATTCACTATAGACCGCAAGAAATGCCGCAGGTGTTCACTCTGCATGGAGGACTGTCCTGTGGGGGTTATAGAGAAGGACGGTGAAGGTTTTCCCCTCATCGCGGAGGAGAAAGAGGAGGTCTGTATCCGGTGTCAGCACTGTCTGGCTATCTGTCCTGATGCTGCTCTTTCGATCCTCGGCAAAAAACCGGAGGACAGCATGCCCGCTTCTGATATGCCAACAGCAAGGCAGACAGAGGCACTTATCCGCAACAGACGCTCCGTAAGGCATTTCAAAAAGAATGATGTGGAGTTTGAGACGATCCGCTCGCTGCTCTGTGTTACGGCGAACTGCCCCACAGGAGAGAACAGGCGGGAGCTCACTTTCACCATAATAGACAACCGCGCTGATATGGAAAAATTTGTCGATAAGGCATACGCTCTTCTTGAGAAGAGGGTCGAGGAAGGCACTCTGCCGGATGAATTCAGGTTTTATGCAACTCTTCTCCGGAGGTACAAAAGCGGGAGGGATATTATTTTCCGCGGTGCACCGCACCTTATAGTGGCTTCCGCGCCCAAAGGGGAGGGAACCCCCGCAGCAGACTGCTACATCGCACTCAGCTATTTTGAACTTTATGCCTACAGCCTCAAGGTGGGCACTGTCTGGCTGGGGTTTCTTGCATTTATGTTTGAGTTTATGCCGGAGATAAAGGATGTTCTTGGGATTCCGTCCGGGCACGAAGCGCCCTACGCACTTCTTTTCGGCAAGGCGAAGTACAAATATCCCAGAGGCGTTCAGAGGGACGATTTCAGGATAAATAGACCGGAATTCTGA
- the flgF gene encoding flagellar basal-body rod protein FlgF: MLNGLYVATSGLMMQSRRVENIANNLANVNTTGYKKDVPVFTEYFPTEKEFPQNFIRTTDYNKAMNSTVKMSENKTDFSIGYLRETGNKLDFALTNPNTFFTVDTPYGIRYTRDGSFTVNENNELVTAEGYPVLSNIDDDNPQPIVLPQNYTVSETGTILVDGAAMDQLGIAYFESTDNLQKVGHNLYAAVDAIPTQAENPGVTAGYIEGSNVNAVMEMVRMIDAMRGFETYQKVIQSIDSINGTAINTVGKSV, translated from the coding sequence ATGCTGAACGGACTTTATGTCGCCACCAGCGGCCTTATGATGCAGAGCAGGCGGGTGGAGAACATCGCCAACAACTTAGCCAATGTAAATACCACGGGCTATAAAAAGGACGTGCCTGTATTCACGGAATACTTCCCCACGGAAAAAGAGTTTCCCCAGAACTTCATACGCACAACAGACTACAACAAGGCTATGAACTCCACTGTGAAGATGTCTGAGAACAAGACAGATTTCTCCATCGGCTACCTGCGGGAAACAGGCAACAAGCTTGACTTCGCCCTGACAAACCCGAACACCTTTTTCACTGTGGACACTCCGTACGGCATACGCTACACCCGCGACGGTTCCTTCACCGTGAACGAAAACAATGAGCTCGTAACAGCGGAGGGCTACCCCGTGCTCTCCAATATAGATGATGACAACCCTCAGCCCATAGTGCTGCCTCAGAACTATACTGTGAGCGAAACAGGCACAATCCTTGTGGACGGCGCGGCTATGGATCAGCTTGGCATAGCCTATTTCGAGAGTACTGACAACCTCCAGAAAGTAGGTCATAACCTTTACGCCGCTGTGGACGCCATACCCACACAGGCGGAAAACCCCGGAGTTACAGCAGGGTACATAGAAGGGAGTAATGTCAACGCCGTGATGGAGATGGTACGGATGATCGATGCCATGCGCGGTTTTGAGACCTACCAGAAAGTAATACAGAGCATAGATTCAATAAACGGAACAGCAATCAACACCGTCGGCAAATCGGTGTAA
- the flgG gene encoding flagellar basal-body rod protein FlgG — translation MMRTLWTAATGMTAQQTNVDTIANNLSNVNNVGFKKSRVLFDDLMYQEVRRAGAITAAGLEHPTGIEIGLGTKVTAIQKIHSQGSFQYTGNNMDVAIEGDGYFQIALPDGNIAYTRSGAFQIDGNGNITTPNGYLLEPAIVVPEDSTEISFAEDGTVSVVLPGDEEPTEIGAIELARFINPSGLHAMGKNLYLVTGSSGDPQVGVPGEDGFGVLAQNILEMSNVSLVEEMVAMITGQRAYEINSKAVQTGDDMLQVVNNLKR, via the coding sequence ATGATGCGGACTCTCTGGACAGCCGCCACAGGCATGACTGCTCAGCAGACAAATGTGGACACAATCGCCAACAACCTTTCAAACGTTAACAACGTGGGTTTCAAGAAATCCAGAGTGCTGTTTGACGACCTTATGTATCAGGAGGTCAGGCGCGCCGGAGCAATAACAGCAGCAGGGCTTGAACACCCCACGGGTATAGAAATAGGTCTTGGTACAAAAGTTACCGCCATACAGAAAATACACTCACAGGGTTCGTTCCAGTACACCGGGAACAACATGGATGTGGCTATAGAAGGGGACGGGTATTTTCAGATAGCCCTGCCCGACGGAAACATAGCCTACACCCGTTCCGGAGCCTTCCAGATAGACGGGAACGGCAACATCACCACCCCCAACGGCTATCTTCTGGAACCTGCGATTGTTGTACCTGAGGATTCCACAGAAATATCATTTGCGGAAGACGGTACAGTGAGCGTTGTTCTTCCGGGGGATGAAGAGCCGACTGAGATAGGAGCCATTGAGCTTGCCCGCTTCATAAACCCCTCCGGACTCCATGCGATGGGAAAAAACCTTTACCTGGTAACAGGCTCCAGCGGTGATCCGCAGGTGGGCGTGCCCGGTGAGGACGGTTTCGGCGTTCTCGCTCAGAACATTCTGGAAATGAGCAACGTGAGCCTTGTGGAAGAGATGGTGGCGATGATCACCGGACAGAGGGCATATGAAATAAACTCAAAAGCGGTTCAGACCGGAGATGATATGCTCCAGGTAGTCAACAACCTTAAACGTTAG
- the flgA gene encoding flagellar basal body P-ring formation chaperone FlgA, which produces MKIRKIVTLTLLAVFMAAASFSAHAANVITIEKECVTVEDVFPNIGIKDQVFCGLDYGETRKLSTQLATHIINKYNIKAAPGEAYFNRKGKKIEQPEIEAKIYEKLSQIYPHADLQIDKIRIQSDIYTAENGKFSVDISNPRIGGMYGRLNNGFKEIGFTVYVKGYMEVFVTTDRIRKGDNVANYVKTEKVELSRLRGEPVASVEGLIATRNIGAGVPLTGEFVSEQPDLPEGAAVRLVYKGSGIHLEARGILQENAFSGNIIKVKNADSGKIVTAKYQGGRTAVVNF; this is translated from the coding sequence ATGAAAATCAGGAAAATTGTGACTCTCACCCTCTTAGCAGTATTTATGGCGGCGGCATCTTTTTCCGCTCATGCGGCGAATGTTATCACCATAGAGAAGGAATGTGTAACTGTTGAGGATGTGTTTCCGAACATAGGGATAAAGGATCAGGTTTTCTGCGGCCTTGACTACGGTGAAACAAGGAAGCTCAGCACACAGCTTGCCACTCATATCATAAACAAATACAACATCAAAGCCGCTCCCGGCGAGGCCTACTTTAACCGTAAAGGGAAAAAGATAGAGCAGCCGGAGATTGAGGCGAAGATATACGAAAAACTCTCGCAGATATATCCCCATGCGGATCTTCAGATAGATAAAATCCGCATACAGAGTGATATTTACACTGCTGAGAACGGGAAATTCAGCGTAGACATCTCAAACCCCAGAATAGGCGGAATGTACGGCAGGCTGAACAACGGATTCAAAGAAATCGGCTTCACTGTGTATGTGAAGGGTTACATGGAAGTATTTGTCACCACAGACAGAATCAGGAAAGGGGACAACGTGGCAAACTATGTGAAAACGGAGAAGGTGGAGCTTTCAAGACTGAGAGGCGAACCGGTGGCAAGTGTTGAAGGGCTGATCGCCACACGCAATATAGGCGCAGGTGTTCCCCTCACAGGCGAATTTGTCTCCGAACAGCCCGATCTGCCCGAAGGCGCAGCAGTCAGACTTGTGTACAAGGGGAGCGGCATCCATCTGGAAGCCAGAGGAATACTTCAGGAAAACGCCTTTTCCGGCAATATAATAAAAGTTAAAAATGCTGATTCCGGCAAAATAGTCACTGCAAAATATCAGGGCGGCAGAACGGCTGTGGTAAATTTCTGA
- a CDS encoding GGDEF domain-containing response regulator, translating to MNKEMHLNVLIVEDNPGDARLIEIMLHDSAQFDFRCKKADRLSAALDAMNAVHFDVILLDLALPDSFGLESFLKAREATPKTPIVVLTGNDDETIALSAVREGAQDYIVKGQFDEKQLVRAINYAIERQKTVLHLHKMSFKDELTGLNNRRGFMIKADELLKISRRGTGVFTIYFIDLDGMKHINDSLGHSEGDKALMDMADIMRKSFRESDVTARLGGDEFAAAVVLEATEDAPVVKERLQERMSRLNASEIRSYILAASIGWAFCDDRCSGLEALLNMADEVMYAEKKKRKSAGV from the coding sequence ATGAACAAAGAGATGCATTTGAATGTTCTGATAGTGGAGGATAATCCGGGCGATGCCCGCCTTATTGAGATAATGCTTCACGACAGTGCCCAGTTTGATTTCCGCTGTAAAAAGGCGGACAGGCTTTCTGCTGCCCTTGATGCCATGAACGCTGTTCATTTTGATGTGATTCTCCTTGATCTTGCCCTGCCGGACAGTTTCGGGCTGGAAAGCTTTCTAAAAGCCCGCGAAGCCACACCTAAAACCCCGATTGTGGTTCTCACCGGAAACGATGATGAAACCATTGCCCTTTCTGCCGTCCGTGAGGGCGCGCAGGACTACATAGTCAAGGGACAGTTTGACGAAAAGCAGCTTGTTCGGGCTATAAATTATGCCATTGAGCGCCAGAAAACAGTTCTGCACCTCCATAAAATGTCTTTCAAGGATGAGCTCACCGGACTGAACAACAGACGCGGCTTCATGATTAAAGCTGACGAACTGCTTAAAATAAGCAGACGCGGAACAGGCGTATTCACCATATATTTCATAGACCTTGACGGTATGAAGCACATAAACGACAGCCTCGGACACTCCGAGGGCGATAAGGCTCTGATGGATATGGCAGATATTATGCGCAAATCTTTCAGGGAATCAGACGTTACAGCGCGCCTCGGCGGGGACGAATTCGCGGCGGCGGTGGTTCTGGAAGCAACCGAGGATGCCCCGGTGGTAAAAGAACGGCTCCAGGAGCGGATGAGCAGACTCAACGCCTCCGAGATACGCTCTTATATCCTTGCAGCCAGCATAGGCTGGGCTTTCTGCGATGACAGATGCTCAGGGCTGGAAGCGCTGCTGAACATGGCGGACGAAGTTATGTACGCTGAGAAAAAGAAAAGGAAAAGCGCCGGAGTCTGA
- a CDS encoding response regulator has protein sequence MGREKNVPFEVLLVEDNAGDARLLKEAFREIETPCNINVVKDGVDALRFLYRQDEFFSSPRPDLILLDLNLPRKDGREVLAEVKQNESVKRIPVIVLSTSSSDTDVQTAYGLHANSYIKKPVDLDEFENVVKTIEQFWLRLAFLPEG, from the coding sequence ATGGGCAGAGAAAAGAATGTTCCGTTTGAAGTGCTCCTTGTCGAAGACAATGCGGGCGACGCGCGCCTTCTGAAAGAGGCTTTCAGGGAGATAGAAACCCCCTGCAACATAAATGTGGTTAAAGACGGGGTGGATGCCCTGCGTTTTCTCTACAGGCAGGACGAATTTTTCAGCTCGCCCCGGCCTGACCTTATCCTCCTTGATCTGAACCTGCCCCGCAAAGACGGCAGGGAGGTTCTGGCGGAAGTGAAGCAGAACGAAAGTGTGAAACGTATTCCGGTTATAGTGCTTTCTACCTCCTCATCCGATACGGATGTACAGACAGCATACGGACTGCATGCCAACTCGTATATAAAAAAACCGGTCGATCTGGACGAGTTTGAGAATGTTGTCAAAACAATAGAACAGTTCTGGCTGAGGCTCGCGTTCCTGCCGGAAGGGTGA
- a CDS encoding ATP-binding protein — protein MAIGISGLRGRLVLLVLFAVIPALGVLLFTAFSEIRYEMDRALKDAHRFAKYAAEHNNSAMNGTKHLLLGLSRIPQIRDMDAPACEKIFTDLIDIYPSYENLLLVDRNGSIICSGRPLTITRIPTNTEWFTKSVVDGSFYFGSYRLGLVTGATEFSLSYPVEAEGSVKGVLSATFNLSWFRSIAAGSQLPEGTTLTVLDSSGKIMAMYPDAGDWIGRSVGRSKAVEMMQSSNDGMFRAVGLDGEKRLFGFTTMTGQGTNLRLMVGIPEKLAMEPVKKVFFYIGVWIVFSTIVLITAWVAGSLFALNKINRLANVTKELSAGDLTVRTGIRYGRGELGQLAKAFDSMAEALQERDRELAERTSELERSNEELEQFAYIASHDLQEPLRMISSYTQLLAKRYKDKLDEDATEFINYAVDGANRMQVLINDLLSYSRVGTKGDEFSHVDLNGVLEAVKANLKGVIEESGAVIKYSKLPTVRADKSQMTQLFQNLIGNAIKFRREGVKAEIEISAKKEGNLFRFVVKDNGIGIDKKYLDRIFVIFQRLHTKEEFPGTGIGLAICKKIVERHGGEISVESAEGKGSDFIFTLQGKGRE, from the coding sequence ATGGCAATAGGTATTTCAGGACTGCGGGGCAGACTGGTTCTTCTGGTTCTGTTCGCGGTGATTCCGGCTCTCGGCGTTCTGCTGTTTACGGCGTTCTCGGAGATCCGCTATGAAATGGACAGAGCGCTCAAGGATGCACACCGCTTCGCTAAATACGCTGCGGAGCATAACAACAGCGCAATGAACGGAACCAAGCATCTCCTTCTGGGGCTTTCGCGCATTCCTCAGATAAGGGACATGGACGCTCCTGCCTGTGAAAAGATATTTACCGACCTCATAGATATTTATCCATCATATGAGAACCTTCTCCTCGTTGACAGAAACGGCTCCATAATCTGCTCCGGCAGACCCCTGACCATAACACGCATCCCCACAAACACCGAATGGTTCACAAAATCTGTCGTGGACGGCTCGTTCTATTTCGGTTCATACAGGCTCGGCCTCGTTACCGGAGCTACGGAGTTCAGCCTTTCTTACCCTGTGGAGGCTGAGGGCTCGGTGAAGGGAGTGCTTTCCGCCACATTCAATCTTTCATGGTTCCGCTCCATTGCTGCGGGCTCCCAGCTTCCGGAGGGGACAACACTCACCGTTCTGGACAGTTCGGGAAAAATAATGGCAATGTACCCTGACGCCGGCGACTGGATAGGGCGCAGTGTCGGCCGTTCCAAGGCTGTGGAAATGATGCAGAGCAGCAATGACGGCATGTTCCGCGCTGTCGGGCTGGACGGGGAAAAACGCCTCTTCGGCTTCACCACCATGACCGGACAGGGAACAAACCTCCGCCTTATGGTGGGCATACCGGAAAAACTCGCCATGGAGCCCGTAAAAAAGGTATTCTTCTATATAGGTGTGTGGATTGTTTTCAGCACAATAGTCCTTATAACCGCTTGGGTGGCGGGCAGTCTTTTTGCCCTGAATAAAATAAACCGTCTGGCTAACGTAACCAAGGAGCTCAGCGCTGGTGATCTCACTGTCCGCACAGGAATAAGATACGGCAGAGGGGAACTCGGACAGCTCGCAAAGGCCTTTGACTCCATGGCCGAAGCCTTACAGGAAAGGGACAGGGAGCTTGCGGAGAGAACATCGGAGCTTGAACGCTCAAACGAGGAGCTTGAGCAGTTCGCCTACATAGCGAGCCACGATCTTCAGGAACCCTTAAGAATGATCTCAAGTTATACCCAGCTTCTGGCGAAAAGATATAAAGACAAACTGGATGAGGACGCAACCGAGTTTATTAACTACGCAGTGGACGGTGCAAACCGCATGCAGGTGCTTATAAACGACCTGCTCAGCTACTCCCGTGTGGGTACGAAAGGCGATGAGTTCAGCCATGTGGATTTAAACGGCGTGCTTGAAGCTGTGAAAGCTAACCTCAAAGGGGTCATAGAAGAATCCGGAGCCGTGATAAAATACAGCAAGCTCCCCACTGTCAGGGCGGATAAGTCCCAGATGACACAGCTTTTCCAGAACCTGATCGGAAACGCCATAAAATTCCGCAGAGAAGGGGTTAAGGCTGAAATTGAAATAAGTGCCAAAAAGGAAGGCAATCTCTTCAGGTTTGTGGTAAAAGATAACGGTATAGGAATAGATAAAAAATATCTGGACAGAATCTTTGTAATATTCCAGAGGCTTCATACTAAGGAAGAATTTCCCGGAACAGGAATAGGCCTTGCGATATGCAAAAAAATAGTGGAGCGCCACGGCGGTGAAATATCTGTGGAATCTGCCGAGGGCAAAGGCTCCGACTTCATCTTCACCCTTCAGGGTAAGGGGCGTGAGTAA
- a CDS encoding SoxR reducing system RseC family protein has product MMSGRSISHKGIVAEADSGSGVLIEITRSGTCGDCKEKGACGMTESGSLFVRLNSPRELNKGDEVTVEISRSEFYRSVGLVYIAPVVLMLSAAVAVSSAGFSELVTAVFTLAVPAVYFPVLRLFLKKSSRTSYRIK; this is encoded by the coding sequence ATGATGAGCGGACGCAGCATATCACACAAGGGAATTGTAGCCGAAGCGGACTCAGGCAGCGGTGTGCTTATTGAGATAACCAGAAGCGGAACCTGCGGAGACTGCAAAGAGAAGGGTGCATGCGGCATGACGGAAAGCGGTTCCCTGTTTGTCCGCCTGAACAGTCCCCGCGAGCTGAACAAGGGGGATGAGGTGACAGTTGAAATATCCCGAAGTGAGTTTTACCGCTCCGTAGGGCTGGTATATATAGCTCCCGTGGTGCTTATGCTGTCTGCCGCCGTTGCCGTAAGTTCTGCGGGGTTTTCCGAACTGGTTACCGCTGTTTTCACCCTCGCCGTTCCCGCTGTTTATTTCCCTGTGCTTAGGCTGTTTCTGAAAAAAAGCAGCCGTACAAGCTACCGCATCAAATAA